The Persephonella sp. KM09-Lau-8 nucleotide sequence ATATGGCCATTTGATTGGAGATAATGTATTAAAAGAGGTTGCAAAGATATTTGCCAAAAATTTTAGGAAATCAGATGTAATAGGGAGGATAGGAGGAGACGAGTTTTTAATAATTATAAATTCATGTAAAAAGTCTTCCATAGAGGATAAATTAGAATTAATTAAAAAGATGGTAGAAAATCAATTCAAAAAATATAACCTATCTTTCAGTTATGGTATTGTTCAAATTCCAGATGATACTTTAAATCTTGAGGACGCTATAAAATTAGCGGATCAAAAAATGTATAAAAACAAAGTGAAAAAGTCTTAATCTTTTGATTTCCATGCATTGTTTAACCATAAGGTATAATTTATAAAAAAACACTAAAGGAGATATTATGAACTCAATTCCCCATATAATTCCTGAAAATCAAACTATTTACAAAATTCTTATACCCGACCCATTTCAAGAACCAATTATTGTCAAAGATGAGGATGAATTCAAAGATTTAATCACAAAATTAAAAAAAGAAGGAAAAAATGAGATAGCCCGCCAGCTTACAGAAAAATGGGTAAACCTTCACAAAGAAACTTTCAAAATTAACCACAAAGGAAAATTTTTAAATCTTGGACATAAAACTGCAATCATGGGAATTTTAAATATAACCCCAGATTCATTTTCAGATGGGGGAGTTTTTTACAAAAATATAGATAAAGCCGTCGAGCATGTATCCCAGATGCTTGAAAATGGAGCTGATATCATAGATATCGGAGGAGAATCCACAAGACCAGGAGCAACCCCTGTTCCTGTTGAGGAAGAAATGGAAAGGGTTATTCCAGTAATCAAAGCTTTAAGAAAAGAATTAGGAGATAACTTTTTAATCTCAATAGATACCTATAAAGCAGAGGTTGCCAAAGCAGCAATTAATGAAGGGGCAGACATTGTAAATGATATCAGCGGTATGACATTTGACCCAAAAATGGCAGAAACGGTGGCACAGCTGGACTGTCCCGTGGTAATAAACCATACCCGTGGAAGACCAACAGAAATGCAGAAAGATGTATATTATGACGATGTTGTCCTTGAAATAATAGAGTTTCTTGAAAATCAGATAAATTATGGAATATCAAAAGGTATAAGAAAAGACAGATTTATAATAGACCCGGGAATAGGTTTTGGAAAGTTAGTAGAACACAATATTGAAATCATAAAAAGATTATCAGAGTTCAAGGTTTTAGGGCTACCTATCCTGATAGGCATATCAAGAAAATCATTTATAGGCATAATCCTCAAAAATCTTATGGGGAAAGAAGAAGTTCCGCCGAAAGATAGAATAAACGGTTCTTTAGGGGCTACAGCTTACGCTGTTTTAAATGGAGCCCATATAGTTAGAACCCATGATATAAAGGAAACAGCAGAATTTTTAACAATTATAGATACAATTAGAGGTTACAGGCTTGTTTGATAGTCTTCAATGGCTTATTGGCTTAATCAAATCAATACGGATAAATGACATAATAGATATCCTTATTGTTGCCACAATAATTTATTACCTTCTAAAGTTTATCATAGGCACAAGAGGCTGGCAGATACTTATAGGCCTTTTTATTCTTCTGTCTATATGGCTGGTTGCAAAAATACTTCATCTCCCAACAATTGAATGGATTTTTGATAACCTGTGGAGTATCGGAATATTTATTCTTATAGTTGTTTTTCAGCCAGAAATCAGAAGAGGACTTGCAAAATTAGGAGAAAGGGGACTTTTCAGATATTCTCTCCTTTCCAAGAAAAAAGCCATTGATGAAATTATAAGGGCAGCAACATTCCTTGCAGAAAGGAAAATCGGAGCATTAATAGTTTTTGAGAGAAATATTGACCTTGAAAATTATACAGAAGGCTGCGTTAAGCTAAATGCAGAGATTTCTCTTGAGCTACTTATTTCTATCTTTATCCCCCAGACACCTCTTCATGATGGTGCAGTAATCATAAGAGACCAGGAAGTCCTTTCTGCCAGATGTTTTTTACCACTTACTATAAACCCAAATATTCCCCAGAATATTGGGACAAGACACAGGGCAGGAATAGGAATATCCGAAGAAACAGATGCAGTTGCCCTGATTGTGTCAGAAGAAAGAGGGGAAATATCCCTTGCTATTGATGGAAAACTTTTTAGAGATTTAGACCCTCTTACCCTGAGAAAAAAACTTATAGAAGTTCTTGAGATAGAAAAACCTGATTTGGTAGGAAAACTGAAGAATAAATTATCCGGGAAAAAGAAATGGAAAAAATAAAGGAAATAGTCTTAAACAATATACATTTAAAAATCTTATCCTTACTTGTTGCTTTCCTGCTCTGGCTGAATATAACCAGCACCCAAAAAACACAGATTGAGTTTATGACAGAAGTAAAAATAAAAAACCCACCAAAAAACCTGATTATACAGAAAATAGAACCTTCAAAAGTTTCTATAAAAATAGAAGGTATCCGTTCCAAGCTAAACAGAGTTAATATCTCTAATATAGAAGTCTATATAGATGGCAAAAAACTAAAAAAAGGAAAAAATCTTGTTAAAGTTTATGTGTCTCCCAGATTTACAGAAAGCTTTACAGTCATCTCTGTTAGACCTGAGAAAGTATATGTCTATACCATATCAAAATGATAAAATATTTCTCTGTGTAAAAACTCAGGAGGTTATCAATGTTAAAGTTAAACATAAATAGATTTGGGGAGTATGAGTTTGAAGATGGTATTACTATAAAAGAGATAATACAGGCATTAGAAGGGGAAGGTAAAAAGATAAAAGGAGCGATAGGCGGCGTTTTAAACGGAAAAATTATAGATGTTCACACTCCTATAAGAGAAAGTGGAGAGCTTAGATTTATAACCAAAAAAGACCCAGAAAGTCTTGAGCTTCTCAGACACTCTCTTGCTCACATAATGGCTCAGGCTCTAAAAGAGCTTTATGGAGATGAAAATGTCCATCTTGGTATTGGTCCAACAACGGAACACGGGTTTTATTACGATGTAGAAGTGGAAGGAAAAAGGCTTACAGAGGAAGACCTTCCTGTTATTGAAGAAAAAATGAGAGAAATAATCCAGAGAAACTGTCCTGTTGAAAGAAAAGAGATACCAAGGGATGAAGCTATTGAGCTTTTTGAAAAGAAAAAAGAGATATACAAAATAGACATAATCAAACACCAGATACCTGAAGGAGAACCAATATCTGTATATACCCAGTGTGATTTTATAGACCTTTGTAGAGGTCCTCACATACCATCAACAGGAGAAGCAGGAGCATTTAAACTTGTGTCCCTTGCAGGTGCTTACTGGAGAGGAAAAGAAGGAAACCCAATGCTCCAGAGGATTTATGGGGTTGCATTCTGGACAGAGAAGGAACTGAAAAAATACCTGAATATGCTTGAAGAAGCCAAGAAAAGAGACCACAGAAAACTTGGAAAAGAGCTTGAGCTGTTTATGATAACAGATGAAGTTGGTGGTGGCCTTGCCCTCTGGCTTCCCAAAGGGGCAATAATCAGAAACGAGATAGAAAATGCATGGAAACAGGAGCATATAAAAAGAGGTTACCAGCTTGTTTATACACCGCATGTAGGAAAAGAGCAGCTATGGAAAACAAGTGGACATGTTGATTTTTATAGAGAAAATATGTTCCCTGAGATGCAGATTGAAGAAGAGGGGTATTTTGTTAAACCTATGAACTGCCCATTCCACGTTGAGATATACAAATCTAAACAACGTTCATACAAAGAACTACCCCTTAGATTTGCAGAACTTGGAACAGTTTACAGATACGAAAGAAGCGGTGTTTTACATGGGCTTATGAGGGTTAGAGGCTTTACACAGGACGATGCCCATATTATATGCAGAGAAGACCAGGTTGAAGAGGAAATTAAAGGTGTCCTTGAACTAATACTTGATACCCTCAGAAGCTATGGTTTTGATGAGTTTCAGGTTTTCCTCTCAACAAGGCCTGAAAAATCTGTTGGTGATGATAGAATGTGGGAGGTTGCAACAGACTCATTAAGAAAAGCCATAGAAAGCGTAGGACTTACATATGAAATAGATGAAGGAGGCGGAGCATTCTACGGTCCTAAAATTGATGTAAAAATAAAAGATGCCATCGGTAGAATGTGGCAGTGTTCAACTGTTCAGTTTGATTTTAACCTGCCTGAAAGATTTGATATGTATTACATAGGAGAAGATAACCAGAGACACAGACCATATATGATACACAGAGCTATATTTGGTTCAATAGAAAGGTTTATCGGTGTTCTCCTTGAGCATTACGCAGGACAGCTACCACTGTGGCTTTCTCCTGTTCAAGCAAGAATAATTCCTATCGCTGATGCTCATATCCCTTATGCAAAAGAGGTTGAAAACCAGCTTAAAGAAGCTGGTCTCAGGGTTGAAGTTGATGAGAGAAATGAAAGAATGAACAAAAAAATAAGAGATGCCGAGCTTCAAAAAATTCCTTATATGCTTGTGGTAGGGGATAAAGAAGCAGAGAGTGAAACTGTTGCCGTGAGAACAAAGAAGAAAGGAAATATTGGAACAATGCCTGTTGAAGAATTTATTCAAAAAGCTAAAAAATTAATAGAAGAAAAATCCCTTGAACTTTAATCTTCTTTCAATCTGTATCCAACTCCCCTTACAGTTTCAATAATATCACTGTAGGGGGAGAGTTTATCCCTCAATTTTTTTATATGAACATCTATTGTCCTGTCATAAACATCAAGCTCATCTTTCCATATCTGGGATAAAATCTGTTCCCGTGATAAAACCTTTCCTTTATTGTTTATTAGAAGCATAAGAAGTCTAAACTCTTTTGAAGTAAGGGGTATTTCCTTTCCTTCAATTTTTACCTCAAATTTTTCAGGGAAAATCTCAATTCCCTTTACTTTTATATAGCTTCTTTTTTCTTTGTCCTTACAGCCTGTTCTTCTAAGAATGGCTCTTATTCTTGCCACTACTTCTCTAAGGGAAAATGGTTTTGTAATATAATCATCTGCTCCCAGTTCAAGACCTACAATTTTATCTATTTCTGTGCTTTTTGCAGTTAGCATAATAATTGGGATTTCTGAAAACCTTTCATCACTTTTTAGCTTTTTACAGAACTCAAGGCCATCCATATCTGGAAGCATAATATCCAGTAAGATAATATCAGGTTTCTCTTTTTCAAGGGATTTAAGGGCTGGAATGCTACTGAGAAAGGATTTTACATCAAATCCTTCTTTTCTGAGATTAAAAACAAGAAGTTCATTGATATCTTCGTCGTCTTCTACTACATAGACAAGACTCATCCAATTCCCCGAATATATTAAGCCGGGCACCCCCTACCGGCGTAGGGAAACTGGCTTACCGTTGCTCCCTTCCGGGCCTGGCGGGGTTCACCAGCCCCTACCCGGAGGGACCCGGCGATTTTATATCTTATTCCACTGGCGGATGGGGTGGGATTTGAACCCACGGTGCGGATAAACCGCACACAGCATTTCCAGTGCTGCCCCTTCGGCCGCTCGGGCACCCATCCAGCAGATTTTCTATTATATGTTATTTTATCATAATTGCAACTTCTCAGCCCTGTTTTATGTTGAACTGCTTAATAAATTCCTCAGTTGTAAGGACTTTTATATCAGGAGAGTAAAAATCTTTATCATTTGTCAGAATTAAATCGCATCCTTCATTTTTAGCTATTACATACTGAATTGTGTCTTCTAAATCCTTAAAGTTTTTGTCATTTTCCATCAAGTAAATGCTTTCTCTAACTTCATATTCAGAAAAGGAGATTATAGAATAAACGTTAAGTAAAATTTTAATATCGTATAATGCTCCTTTTCCGTACTTTTTTTTTAATACATAGTAAACGGTAGTAATCAAATCGCAGCTGGTAAATAATTCTATATTTCTATTCTGTAAAAGATATCTTATGGCTTTGGTGGCAGACTCATTTTCTTTTCTGGTTTTATCAAATGTATCAATAATTACATTAGCATCCACAAAAACCTTATTAATATTCACTTCCCATCTCCTCTTTTAGTTCCTGGAATGATTTGCCTTCAGTAATTCCTGCATATTCTTCAGCTCTTTTAACTATTTGCTCAAAAGCCTCTTTTCTCTTTTTTCTTCTGTATTCTTTTATCTTTTCTTCCAGTAGCTCTTCAATTAAAACACTTTGGGGCTTTTTGTAATACTCAGCCATTTCCCTTAATGCCATTTCTACACTTTCAGACAAAACTATATTTTTTCTTACTTTTTTTTCTGTAGTTCTCATCTTGCCTTCTCCTTACACACTTAAATTATACACACCTAAATATATACACAAATTAATAATACGTCAACTTGAAAATAATTTTTGTATGGTATATCGTTATTTAAAATAAACTATAACGGTAGGAGTATGAAAAATATACTTTTTGCGTTACTTTTGCTTTTTTATGTTTCTTACGGAGAAACACTTACTATAGCAGCAGCTGCCAATGTCCAGTATGCTTTAAAAGAGATTACACAGGAATTTCAGAAAAAATATCCAGCAGTAAGAATAACAAAAATTATATCTTCGTCAGGCAAATTAACAGCCCAGATTGTAAGAGGTGCTCCCTATGACCTGCTTTTATCGGCAGATATGAAATATCCTGAATTTTTATATAAAAAAGGTTTTGCTATTTCAAAGCCTGTTGTGTATGCCAAAGGGACCCTTGTTTTGTGGAGTATGAAAGATATTCCTCTTGAAAACGAAATAAAATCCCTTTTAAATCCCTCAATCAAAAAAATAGCCATTCCTGACCCAAAAACTGCTCCATACGGCAGAGAAGCTAAAAAAGCCCTTGAAAAATCAGGAATATACCCGAAAGTGAGATATAAACTTGTATATGGCGAAAGTGTTGGGCAGGCTACCCAGTATATATACAAGGGTCTTGTGGATGTTGGCTTTACAGCAAAATCAGTGGTTTTATCTCCCCAGATGAAAAATAAAGGCAGATGGATAGAAATTGATAACTCATTATACTCTTCTATAAAACAGGGAATTGTTATTCTGAAACATGGAGAAAAAAATCTTTATGCACAGAAATTTATTGAGTTTTTACTCTCAGACACAGGAAAAAAAATCTTGAAAAAGTATGGATACCAGATAGATGAATAAAATCTTAGGCAAAATAGTTGAGATAAGCAGCAGTGAGAATATATCGCTGATAGCAGTTGATACAGGAAGCAGAGTTTTACATTCTCTTGTTGTTGAAACACCTGAAACGGCAAAATATTTAAAAATCGGGGAAAAAATATATCTTATAATTAAAGAAACTGAAGTGGCTTTAGCAAGAGAGATACAAAACTGCCAGACATCTTTTTTAAATCAGATAAACTGCATTGTGGAAAAAATCATATCAGGAAAGGTTCTATCAAAAATAGTTTTAAATTGTGAAACCTGCCAGCTAAAAGCTATATTGCCTACAGAGGCAATAAAACAGATGAAGCTTAAAGAAAACGAAAATGTGGTAGCCTTAATAAAGGCAAACGAAATCACAATAATGGAAGCAGATGGATAGGGAATTTATTGAAACAATTATACTGACCTTTAAACTGGCAACATTAACAACAGTTATTCTTTTTTTTGTTGGTCTGCCTGTGGCATATTTCCTTGCCTACTCAAAATTCAGATTTAAACCTGTTATAGAAACTATTGTTAGCCTTCCTCTTGTTTTGCCTCCTACAGTGCTGGGATTTTATTTCCTTATCCTGTTCAACCCTACTGGTTTTTTAGGAAAAATAATTGAGCAATTATTTGATTTAAGACTTGTTTTTACGTTCGAGGGTCTTGTTATCGGTTCAGTTATTTATAGCTTTCCTTTTATGGTTCACCCTTTGCAGTCAGGTTTCCAATCAATTCCGTTTAATATAATAGAAGCAGCTTACACACTTGGGAAATCAAGGCTTGAAACACTTTTTAAAGTAATTCTTCCAAATATGAAACCAGCTATTTTGACAGGAATTGTTCTATCTTTTGCCCATACTATTGGGGAATTTGGGGTTGTTCTTATGATAGGCG carries:
- the folP gene encoding dihydropteroate synthase codes for the protein MNSIPHIIPENQTIYKILIPDPFQEPIIVKDEDEFKDLITKLKKEGKNEIARQLTEKWVNLHKETFKINHKGKFLNLGHKTAIMGILNITPDSFSDGGVFYKNIDKAVEHVSQMLENGADIIDIGGESTRPGATPVPVEEEMERVIPVIKALRKELGDNFLISIDTYKAEVAKAAINEGADIVNDISGMTFDPKMAETVAQLDCPVVINHTRGRPTEMQKDVYYDDVVLEIIEFLENQINYGISKGIRKDRFIIDPGIGFGKLVEHNIEIIKRLSEFKVLGLPILIGISRKSFIGIILKNLMGKEEVPPKDRINGSLGATAYAVLNGAHIVRTHDIKETAEFLTIIDTIRGYRLV
- the cdaA gene encoding diadenylate cyclase CdaA, which produces MFDSLQWLIGLIKSIRINDIIDILIVATIIYYLLKFIIGTRGWQILIGLFILLSIWLVAKILHLPTIEWIFDNLWSIGIFILIVVFQPEIRRGLAKLGERGLFRYSLLSKKKAIDEIIRAATFLAERKIGALIVFERNIDLENYTEGCVKLNAEISLELLISIFIPQTPLHDGAVIIRDQEVLSARCFLPLTINPNIPQNIGTRHRAGIGISEETDAVALIVSEERGEISLAIDGKLFRDLDPLTLRKKLIEVLEIEKPDLVGKLKNKLSGKKKWKK
- a CDS encoding CdaR family protein, whose protein sequence is MEKIKEIVLNNIHLKILSLLVAFLLWLNITSTQKTQIEFMTEVKIKNPPKNLIIQKIEPSKVSIKIEGIRSKLNRVNISNIEVYIDGKKLKKGKNLVKVYVSPRFTESFTVISVRPEKVYVYTISK
- the thrS gene encoding threonine--tRNA ligase, giving the protein MLKLNINRFGEYEFEDGITIKEIIQALEGEGKKIKGAIGGVLNGKIIDVHTPIRESGELRFITKKDPESLELLRHSLAHIMAQALKELYGDENVHLGIGPTTEHGFYYDVEVEGKRLTEEDLPVIEEKMREIIQRNCPVERKEIPRDEAIELFEKKKEIYKIDIIKHQIPEGEPISVYTQCDFIDLCRGPHIPSTGEAGAFKLVSLAGAYWRGKEGNPMLQRIYGVAFWTEKELKKYLNMLEEAKKRDHRKLGKELELFMITDEVGGGLALWLPKGAIIRNEIENAWKQEHIKRGYQLVYTPHVGKEQLWKTSGHVDFYRENMFPEMQIEEEGYFVKPMNCPFHVEIYKSKQRSYKELPLRFAELGTVYRYERSGVLHGLMRVRGFTQDDAHIICREDQVEEEIKGVLELILDTLRSYGFDEFQVFLSTRPEKSVGDDRMWEVATDSLRKAIESVGLTYEIDEGGGAFYGPKIDVKIKDAIGRMWQCSTVQFDFNLPERFDMYYIGEDNQRHRPYMIHRAIFGSIERFIGVLLEHYAGQLPLWLSPVQARIIPIADAHIPYAKEVENQLKEAGLRVEVDERNERMNKKIRDAELQKIPYMLVVGDKEAESETVAVRTKKKGNIGTMPVEEFIQKAKKLIEEKSLEL
- a CDS encoding response regulator transcription factor, coding for MSLVYVVEDDEDINELLVFNLRKEGFDVKSFLSSIPALKSLEKEKPDIILLDIMLPDMDGLEFCKKLKSDERFSEIPIIMLTAKSTEIDKIVGLELGADDYITKPFSLREVVARIRAILRRTGCKDKEKRSYIKVKGIEIFPEKFEVKIEGKEIPLTSKEFRLLMLLINNKGKVLSREQILSQIWKDELDVYDRTIDVHIKKLRDKLSPYSDIIETVRGVGYRLKED
- a CDS encoding PIN domain-containing protein, which gives rise to MNINKVFVDANVIIDTFDKTRKENESATKAIRYLLQNRNIELFTSCDLITTVYYVLKKKYGKGALYDIKILLNVYSIISFSEYEVRESIYLMENDKNFKDLEDTIQYVIAKNEGCDLILTNDKDFYSPDIKVLTTEEFIKQFNIKQG
- the modA gene encoding molybdate ABC transporter substrate-binding protein, producing the protein MKNILFALLLLFYVSYGETLTIAAAANVQYALKEITQEFQKKYPAVRITKIISSSGKLTAQIVRGAPYDLLLSADMKYPEFLYKKGFAISKPVVYAKGTLVLWSMKDIPLENEIKSLLNPSIKKIAIPDPKTAPYGREAKKALEKSGIYPKVRYKLVYGESVGQATQYIYKGLVDVGFTAKSVVLSPQMKNKGRWIEIDNSLYSSIKQGIVILKHGEKNLYAQKFIEFLLSDTGKKILKKYGYQIDE
- a CDS encoding TOBE domain-containing protein; translation: MNKILGKIVEISSSENISLIAVDTGSRVLHSLVVETPETAKYLKIGEKIYLIIKETEVALAREIQNCQTSFLNQINCIVEKIISGKVLSKIVLNCETCQLKAILPTEAIKQMKLKENENVVALIKANEITIMEADG
- the modB gene encoding molybdate ABC transporter permease subunit, whose amino-acid sequence is MDREFIETIILTFKLATLTTVILFFVGLPVAYFLAYSKFRFKPVIETIVSLPLVLPPTVLGFYFLILFNPTGFLGKIIEQLFDLRLVFTFEGLVIGSVIYSFPFMVHPLQSGFQSIPFNIIEAAYTLGKSRLETLFKVILPNMKPAILTGIVLSFAHTIGEFGVVLMIGGSIPGETKVASIAIYEEVEALNYDKANLYALILFVITFSVLILVYTLNRKFTRADKL